In Blautia wexlerae DSM 19850, a single window of DNA contains:
- the ppk1 gene encoding polyphosphate kinase 1, producing MKKQQKKSKEITAPVYMMNRELSWLKFNERVLNEAGNPGVPLAERLTFAAIYQSNLDEFYRVRVGTLMDQMEASEVIRENKTNMTSEEQVTAIIQATRDLDQKKAAIYEQLMGELEPYGVRLINFNRLSAEEGKLLETYFDQEIAPYLSANIVSKQQPFPFLKNKNIYAVASLMSKGGKTKTAIIPCSNTVFRRLIDIPTRKGTFMLSEELILHFLPKMFKSYEIREKALLRITRNADIDTETIYDEDLDYRDAMENLIKQRRRMNPVRMELSRELNKKMISSLCKELHVDKEHVFLTRVPLDMSFVFGLQGYLRNTAQDKLFYQRRTPRMTPELDDKSALIPQIMKKDVLLSYPFENIRSFINLLNEAAKDDSVVSIKMTLYRLADKSQIVDALVEAAENGKEVVVLVELRARFDEESNIEYSRKLEEAGCRVIYGLNGYKVHSKLCLISRKTDKGVSYITQIGTGNYNEKTSALYTDLSLITANQEIGKEAAEVFAALLKGEVVEKSNLLLVAPKCLQNRVLDMIQEEIDQVKQGKEGYIGIKINSLTDKVIINKLVEASQAGVKIEMVVRGICCLIPEIKGYTENIKVVSIVGRYLEHSRIYRFGTKEREKIYIASADFMTRNTVRRVEVAAPVLNEKLKERLDWMFETMMNDDEKGKRLTETGNYADRSLNDVKLNSQEIFYAMAYSNAEKTQKKRED from the coding sequence ATGAAAAAACAACAGAAAAAAAGCAAAGAAATTACAGCACCTGTATATATGATGAACAGAGAACTGTCCTGGCTGAAGTTTAATGAGAGAGTTTTAAATGAGGCGGGAAATCCAGGAGTTCCGCTTGCGGAGAGACTGACATTTGCTGCTATTTATCAGTCAAATCTGGATGAATTTTACAGAGTCAGAGTCGGAACTCTGATGGATCAGATGGAAGCATCTGAAGTAATACGTGAGAATAAAACAAACATGACCAGTGAAGAACAGGTAACTGCAATCATTCAGGCCACCAGAGATCTGGATCAGAAAAAGGCAGCTATCTATGAACAGCTGATGGGAGAACTGGAGCCTTACGGAGTGCGTCTGATCAATTTTAACAGATTATCTGCAGAGGAAGGCAAGCTTCTGGAAACATATTTTGATCAGGAGATCGCACCGTATCTGTCTGCAAATATTGTGAGCAAACAGCAGCCATTTCCATTCCTGAAAAATAAAAATATTTATGCAGTGGCATCACTGATGAGCAAGGGTGGAAAAACAAAAACAGCTATTATCCCTTGCAGTAATACTGTATTCAGACGTTTGATCGATATTCCTACAAGAAAAGGGACTTTCATGCTTTCAGAGGAACTGATTCTTCATTTTCTGCCGAAAATGTTTAAGAGTTATGAGATCAGGGAGAAAGCGCTGCTCCGTATTACCAGAAATGCAGATATTGATACAGAAACCATTTATGATGAGGATCTGGATTACAGGGATGCAATGGAGAATCTGATCAAGCAGAGAAGACGAATGAATCCTGTAAGAATGGAGTTATCCAGAGAATTAAATAAAAAGATGATAAGTTCACTCTGTAAGGAGCTTCATGTGGATAAAGAACACGTATTTTTGACCAGGGTTCCGCTTGATATGTCCTTTGTATTCGGACTTCAGGGATATCTGAGGAATACTGCCCAGGACAAACTTTTCTATCAGAGAAGAACTCCCAGAATGACACCGGAGCTAGATGACAAGAGTGCTCTGATTCCACAGATCATGAAGAAAGATGTACTGTTATCCTATCCATTTGAAAATATCAGATCTTTTATTAATCTTCTGAATGAGGCTGCAAAGGATGATTCTGTTGTATCCATCAAGATGACATTATATCGTCTGGCGGACAAGAGCCAGATTGTAGATGCTCTGGTGGAAGCAGCAGAAAACGGAAAAGAAGTTGTTGTACTTGTAGAGCTGAGAGCCAGATTTGATGAGGAAAGCAATATTGAATATTCCAGAAAACTGGAAGAAGCTGGCTGCAGAGTAATCTATGGACTGAATGGATATAAAGTACATTCCAAGCTGTGCCTGATCTCCAGAAAAACAGATAAGGGTGTGTCCTATATTACGCAGATTGGTACAGGTAATTATAATGAAAAAACATCTGCACTTTACACAGATCTGTCACTGATCACAGCAAATCAGGAAATCGGAAAAGAAGCAGCAGAAGTGTTTGCAGCTCTTCTGAAAGGGGAAGTTGTTGAGAAATCCAATCTTCTTCTGGTTGCACCGAAATGTCTGCAGAACAGAGTTCTGGATATGATACAGGAAGAAATCGACCAGGTGAAACAGGGAAAGGAAGGCTATATTGGAATCAAGATCAATTCCCTGACAGATAAGGTGATCATCAATAAACTGGTGGAAGCATCTCAGGCAGGAGTAAAGATAGAGATGGTCGTCAGAGGTATCTGCTGTCTGATTCCGGAGATTAAGGGATATACAGAGAATATCAAGGTTGTAAGTATTGTAGGCCGTTATCTGGAGCATTCCAGAATCTATCGCTTCGGTACAAAAGAAAGAGAAAAAATATATATTGCATCTGCTGACTTTATGACAAGAAATACAGTCCGTCGTGTGGAGGTGGCTGCTCCGGTTCTTAATGAGAAATTAAAGGAACGTCTGGACTGGATGTTCGAGACCATGATGAATGATGATGAAAAAGGAAAGAGACTGACAGAAACAGGAAATTATGCAGACAGAAGCCTGAATGATGTCAAACTCAATTCCCAGGAAATCTTTTATGCCATGGCATACAGCAATGCGGAGAAGACCCAGAAAAAAAGAGAAGATTGA
- the epsC gene encoding serine O-acetyltransferase EpsC, with amino-acid sequence MTDKKKTILEAVEKLTDTYRKEELFLGKDRERLPNKKEIINFIKDMRSIIFPGYFSVDSSASVFPEHYVAYRLNDLYDCLQEQIEIAFLYQGEEEQKAKEHAEQITERFFANVPEIQRMLLTDLQAGFDGDPAAKSKEEIIFSYPGFYAIYVYRLAHVLYLENVPFIPRIMSEYAHGYTGIDINPGATIGEYFFIDHGTGVVIGETTEIGKNVKLYQGVTLGALSTRQGQLLANVKRHPTIRDNVTIYSNSSVLGGETVIGENTIIGGNTFITASIPANTKVSAKSPELVIKKPRSSVEATNVWDWEN; translated from the coding sequence ATGACAGATAAGAAGAAAACAATTCTGGAGGCTGTGGAGAAGCTGACAGATACTTACCGTAAAGAAGAACTCTTTCTGGGAAAGGACAGAGAACGTCTTCCAAATAAGAAAGAGATTATTAACTTCATTAAAGATATGAGGTCTATTATTTTTCCCGGATATTTCAGTGTGGATTCCAGTGCCAGCGTGTTTCCGGAGCATTATGTGGCATATCGCCTGAATGATCTGTATGACTGCTTGCAGGAGCAGATTGAGATTGCATTTTTATATCAGGGTGAAGAAGAACAGAAGGCCAAAGAACATGCAGAGCAGATCACAGAGCGATTTTTTGCAAATGTTCCGGAAATTCAGCGTATGCTGCTGACTGACCTGCAGGCAGGTTTTGACGGTGACCCGGCTGCCAAGAGTAAAGAGGAGATCATTTTCTCTTATCCTGGATTTTATGCAATTTATGTATACAGACTTGCACATGTTCTGTATCTGGAAAATGTGCCGTTTATTCCAAGAATTATGTCTGAATATGCACATGGTTATACAGGTATCGATATCAATCCGGGTGCTACGATTGGAGAATATTTCTTCATTGACCATGGAACCGGTGTTGTAATCGGTGAGACTACGGAGATTGGAAAGAATGTGAAGCTGTATCAGGGCGTGACTCTTGGCGCACTTTCCACCCGTCAGGGACAACTGCTTGCCAATGTGAAGAGACATCCGACGATCAGAGATAATGTGACGATTTATTCTAACTCTTCTGTGTTGGGCGGTGAGACTGTGATAGGAGAGAATACAATCATCGGAGGTAATACCTTTATTACAGCATCTATTCCGGCAAACACCAAGGTCAGTGCGAAGAGTCCTGAACTTGTGATTAAGAAACCAAGAAGTTCAGTGGAAGCTACGAATGTATGGGATTGGGAGAACTGA
- a CDS encoding DUF378 domain-containing protein, which produces MGSKCLRYTALTIAIIGAVNWGLIGFFNLNLVALLFGSMSWVSRIVYGLVGICGLYLLTFYGDSDTISEQS; this is translated from the coding sequence ATGGGAAGCAAATGTTTAAGATATACGGCGCTGACTATCGCCATTATCGGAGCTGTTAACTGGGGACTGATTGGTTTTTTCAATCTGAACCTGGTCGCTCTCCTTTTCGGAAGCATGAGCTGGGTTTCCAGAATCGTATATGGTCTGGTTGGAATCTGCGGACTCTATCTTCTGACCTTTTACGGTGATTCCGACACTATCTCAGAACAATCCTGA
- a CDS encoding DUF5067 domain-containing protein, whose product MTKGNKKGHAGLIIFILILVLVIGGGTGFYFYQRQQPRKAVENFLDSMKKMDFNAMESMIQSSDLTALDNADIRDAAYTDFFSEINKKMTYKITRNRFDIQNGTASVTAHITYIDGTNIYKATITEFLRQIVSNAYAGNQLTEEETQAKLASILNEQAKKVEKDVFSETDITYPVIKTDSGWKIVSLDDETVKIMSANFKSVEEEINNSLNNMDNEDSSGSSSNAPEASADDTLNLTTEKFTIKYTKHTITKDFAGNPCIMVYYDYTNNSSSASSAMVDVSLKAYQHGESCEAAIPENNDDAIDHFTAEIQPGQTVNVCQAFTLTDESDVTVQAQEAFSFDEDANARQILKVK is encoded by the coding sequence ATGACAAAAGGTAATAAGAAAGGACATGCCGGGCTGATTATTTTCATTCTGATCCTGGTTCTCGTCATTGGCGGAGGTACAGGTTTCTATTTCTATCAGCGACAGCAGCCACGCAAGGCAGTTGAAAATTTTCTTGACAGTATGAAGAAAATGGACTTCAATGCAATGGAATCCATGATCCAGAGCAGCGATCTCACAGCACTGGACAATGCAGATATCCGCGATGCCGCATACACGGATTTCTTCTCAGAAATTAACAAAAAGATGACCTATAAGATCACCAGAAACAGATTCGACATCCAGAATGGTACAGCTTCTGTCACAGCACATATCACTTACATTGACGGAACCAATATTTATAAAGCGACTATCACTGAATTTCTCCGTCAGATCGTTTCCAACGCTTATGCCGGAAACCAGCTTACAGAAGAAGAGACACAGGCAAAACTTGCTTCCATTCTGAATGAACAGGCAAAAAAAGTGGAAAAGGATGTATTCTCCGAAACAGATATCACCTATCCGGTGATCAAAACAGATTCCGGATGGAAAATTGTTTCTCTGGATGATGAGACAGTAAAAATCATGTCAGCAAACTTCAAGAGTGTTGAAGAGGAAATAAACAACTCCCTCAACAATATGGATAACGAAGATTCCTCAGGTTCTTCTTCCAATGCACCGGAGGCATCTGCAGATGATACGCTTAATCTCACAACAGAAAAATTTACGATCAAATATACCAAACATACGATCACCAAAGACTTTGCCGGAAATCCATGTATTATGGTTTATTACGATTACACCAATAATTCTTCCTCTGCATCCAGTGCAATGGTTGATGTCAGCCTAAAAGCTTACCAGCATGGAGAATCCTGCGAGGCAGCGATTCCCGAGAATAATGACGATGCCATCGATCATTTTACAGCTGAGATTCAGCCCGGACAGACCGTTAATGTATGCCAGGCATTTACACTGACAGATGAGAGTGATGTAACGGTTCAGGCACAGGAGGCATTTTCCTTCGATGAAGACGCAAATGCCAGACAGATACTTAAAGTAAAATAA
- a CDS encoding alpha/beta fold hydrolase: protein MKYESSFKSEADGLEISVMALIPDKKPYRAIVQLVHGMSEHKDRYIPFMQYLAKLGYVVVIHDHRGHGKSVKHQDDLGFTYGGGAQAMLQDIRTVNRKIHAYYPELPLILMGHSMGSLAVRAFVAEHDSCVDMLIVCGSPSYNTAMPLGVAIAKTEKAVFGPRHRSKLIETMSFGAGAMKFRKDKRCTAWICSDPDVAKEYEESELCGFTFTDDAYLALFELMKRAYDVEHFSCTNPDMPVLFVSGAEDPCLINVRHFAKTVRAMRRAGYKDVKGKLYPGMRHEILNEIGREQVYHDIAVYMRKKGF from the coding sequence ATGAAGTATGAGAGTTCTTTTAAATCAGAAGCAGACGGGCTTGAGATTTCGGTCATGGCACTGATACCGGATAAGAAACCCTATCGTGCAATTGTACAGCTGGTTCATGGAATGAGTGAGCATAAAGATAGATATATCCCGTTTATGCAGTATCTGGCAAAGCTTGGATATGTGGTGGTGATCCATGATCACAGAGGACATGGAAAAAGTGTAAAACATCAGGATGATCTCGGTTTTACATACGGTGGAGGAGCACAGGCGATGCTTCAGGATATCCGAACAGTGAACAGGAAAATCCATGCATACTATCCGGAACTTCCGCTGATTCTGATGGGGCACAGTATGGGTTCGCTGGCAGTGAGGGCATTTGTGGCAGAACATGACAGCTGCGTAGATATGCTGATTGTGTGCGGTTCTCCAAGCTACAATACTGCCATGCCTCTGGGAGTTGCCATTGCAAAGACAGAGAAAGCAGTCTTTGGACCGAGACACAGAAGTAAACTGATAGAAACAATGTCCTTTGGTGCAGGGGCGATGAAATTCCGAAAGGATAAGAGGTGTACAGCTTGGATCTGTTCTGATCCTGATGTGGCGAAAGAATATGAGGAATCCGAATTGTGTGGTTTCACTTTTACGGACGATGCGTATCTGGCATTATTTGAACTGATGAAGCGTGCCTATGATGTGGAGCATTTTTCCTGTACAAATCCAGATATGCCGGTACTGTTTGTAAGTGGGGCTGAGGATCCCTGTCTGATCAATGTGCGCCATTTTGCAAAGACAGTGCGGGCTATGCGACGGGCCGGTTATAAAGATGTAAAGGGGAAACTGTATCCGGGAATGCGTCATGAAATTCTTAATGAGATCGGCAGGGAGCAGGTTTATCATGATATTGCTGTCTATATGAGAAAAAAAGGTTTCTGA
- a CDS encoding IS200/IS605 family element transposase accessory protein TnpB has product MQIISSYGVELRKQNIPVRQTLEIYRSAVSYLIGIYVQVWEKLAEIPDAKRRFNAAEHLVHTTKKNHACFDFDIRFPKMPSYLRRSAIQHALGTVSSYKTRLDLWEKTDGKSGKPKLVYENHAMPVFYRDVMYREGAERKDEAYLKIYDGHDWKWFCVRLEHTDMEYLRKYWSGKKASAPTLEKRHHKYFLRFTYTEEVTLTKTPVKEQVICSVDLGINTDAVCTIMRADGTVLGRKFIDHPSEKDRMYRALGRIRRFQREHGSAQTQGRWTYTKRLNTELGKKIAGAIVRYAEENHADVIVFEYLEMQGKIPGKKKQKLHLWRKRDIQRRCEHQAHRKRMRVSRICAWNTSRLAYDGSGAVTRDWEDYSLCTFQTGKRYNCDLSASYNIGARYFIRELLKPLPVTERSLLEAKVPPVKRRTSCVYADLRKLHSEMEFLKAA; this is encoded by the coding sequence ATGCAGATAATATCCAGTTATGGTGTGGAATTACGAAAACAGAATATTCCGGTCCGCCAGACACTGGAGATCTACCGTTCTGCTGTCAGTTATCTGATTGGGATTTATGTGCAGGTATGGGAAAAATTAGCAGAAATCCCGGATGCAAAGAGGCGTTTTAATGCTGCAGAACATCTGGTACATACTACGAAGAAAAACCATGCCTGTTTTGATTTTGATATCCGGTTCCCAAAGATGCCTTCCTATCTGCGCAGATCTGCCATCCAGCATGCACTGGGGACAGTATCCTCTTATAAAACACGGTTGGATCTATGGGAAAAGACAGACGGAAAGAGTGGGAAACCAAAGCTTGTATATGAAAACCACGCCATGCCGGTCTTCTACCGTGATGTCATGTACCGTGAGGGAGCGGAAAGGAAAGACGAAGCATACCTGAAAATCTATGACGGCCATGACTGGAAATGGTTCTGTGTACGTCTGGAGCATACGGATATGGAATATCTGAGAAAATACTGGTCAGGAAAAAAAGCATCTGCCCCGACACTGGAGAAAAGACACCATAAATATTTCCTGCGTTTTACCTATACAGAAGAAGTAACACTTACCAAAACACCTGTGAAAGAACAGGTCATCTGCAGCGTGGACCTGGGGATCAATACCGATGCAGTCTGTACCATCATGCGGGCAGACGGAACTGTCCTGGGAAGAAAATTCATAGATCATCCCAGTGAAAAAGACCGGATGTACCGCGCACTGGGACGGATCCGCAGATTCCAGAGGGAACATGGTTCTGCGCAGACACAGGGAAGATGGACGTATACGAAACGTCTGAACACAGAACTGGGTAAAAAGATTGCAGGTGCGATCGTAAGATATGCGGAAGAAAACCATGCAGATGTGATCGTGTTCGAGTATCTGGAGATGCAGGGGAAGATACCGGGAAAGAAAAAGCAGAAACTGCACCTGTGGAGAAAGCGGGATATCCAAAGACGCTGTGAACATCAGGCACACAGGAAAAGGATGCGGGTATCCCGGATCTGTGCATGGAACACCAGCAGACTGGCTTATGATGGTTCCGGGGCGGTAACACGTGACTGGGAAGATTACAGCCTCTGTACTTTCCAGACAGGAAAACGATATAATTGTGACCTGTCAGCATCCTATAATATAGGAGCCAGATATTTTATAAGAGAACTTTTAAAACCCCTTCCGGTAACGGAAAGGTCTTTGCTGGAGGCAAAAGTCCCTCCTGTAAAGCGTAGAACCTCATGCGTCTATGCAGATCTGAGAAAACTCCATTCAGAAATGGAATTCTTAAAAGCAGCATAG
- a CDS encoding VanZ family protein has product MKILITLLKPLSFLPALLMMYIIFSFSAQPGEVSGNLSYKISYEIIETKSELLSENLSSEEIAYKADGIHYYVRKAAHMTEYFLLAIAISFPLYVYGVRGIWLMLLAGIVCVGFAGLDEYHQSFVDARTPAVKDVGIDSIGAFIGILLVQAFCWSVLNNPNKKKKKRSH; this is encoded by the coding sequence ATGAAAATATTGATCACATTGCTGAAACCGTTGTCTTTTTTACCGGCACTGCTGATGATGTATATCATCTTTTCGTTCTCAGCCCAGCCGGGTGAAGTTTCAGGTAATCTGAGCTATAAAATAAGTTATGAGATCATAGAAACGAAGAGCGAGCTTTTGTCAGAGAATCTGAGCAGTGAAGAGATTGCCTATAAGGCAGATGGAATTCACTACTATGTGAGAAAAGCGGCACATATGACAGAGTATTTTCTGCTGGCTATCGCTATTTCTTTTCCTTTATATGTCTATGGTGTGAGAGGAATCTGGCTGATGCTTCTTGCGGGAATTGTCTGTGTGGGATTTGCAGGGCTGGATGAGTATCATCAGTCTTTTGTGGATGCCCGTACACCTGCGGTAAAGGATGTGGGAATCGACAGTATAGGGGCGTTTATCGGAATACTTCTTGTTCAGGCATTCTGCTGGTCTGTACTGAATAATCCTAATAAAAAGAAGAAAAAAAGAAGTCATTAA
- a CDS encoding sirohydrochlorin cobaltochelatase, with product MGVTEKTAILVISFGTSYEETRKKTIEQIESDLHHAFPEYPLYCAWTSPRIRAKLRKRDGIHIMDIDEAMTQLKADGIRNVVVQPTYVITGFESDAMKEKVLAHKKDFDSVIICDSLMVTKQDKEEVCQAMAQEYHPDSDEILLFMGHGTEHVANELYPEMDELFKHFGYSNMHMGTVEGDFSIESFLDKLKNLHPAHVHLAPFMIVAGDHATNDMSGEDDDSWKSILEKEGYSVKCTLKGLGEIQAVRDIFIRHTKAGLDRLSEIQA from the coding sequence ATGGGGGTAACTGAAAAAACAGCAATTCTTGTTATCAGCTTCGGTACAAGTTATGAAGAAACACGAAAAAAAACAATTGAACAGATTGAATCTGACCTGCATCATGCATTTCCGGAATATCCGTTATACTGCGCATGGACAAGTCCCCGTATCCGCGCCAAACTCCGGAAGCGGGACGGGATCCACATTATGGATATTGATGAGGCAATGACCCAGCTGAAAGCGGACGGAATTCGAAATGTCGTTGTACAGCCAACCTATGTGATCACCGGATTTGAGAGTGATGCTATGAAAGAAAAAGTTCTTGCACATAAAAAGGATTTCGATTCTGTCATTATCTGTGATTCTCTGATGGTTACAAAACAGGACAAAGAAGAGGTCTGTCAGGCTATGGCACAGGAATATCACCCTGATTCTGATGAAATTCTCTTATTTATGGGACATGGAACAGAGCATGTTGCCAATGAACTTTATCCTGAGATGGACGAACTGTTTAAGCATTTCGGCTATTCCAATATGCATATGGGAACGGTTGAAGGGGATTTCTCCATTGAAAGCTTTCTGGATAAATTAAAAAATCTGCATCCGGCTCATGTTCATCTGGCACCTTTTATGATCGTCGCAGGTGATCATGCTACCAATGATATGTCCGGAGAGGACGATGATTCCTGGAAAAGTATTCTGGAAAAAGAGGGATATTCTGTCAAATGTACTCTGAAAGGTCTTGGCGAGATCCAGGCGGTCAGAGATATTTTTATCCGCCATACCAAAGCCGGACTGGACAGACTTTCAGAAATCCAGGCTTAA
- a CDS encoding AraC family transcriptional regulator, with protein MRKIMIVDDNYLSAEGIEKNIDWEVLNAEIVHICYNGTSAIDAMKKEPVDLIISDIEMPDLDGISMSRQALDINPMVKIILISAYDKFEYARRALLLGALDYIEKPLDYAYLIQKVKNAFALMEREQKNLQLLKQSRPLLIEKFFRDITHRSRQEASYRLKPYLNYLNLKLDYDFYNVVILELENAQSLRDSYGIEKFQMELLNLRDLITEQTSELNYIYPLQDIDGYLCVIGQSGCQSGNFRQLTYKIISALVDNCNSQGLVLNAGIGAIVQDLWDLNRSYESAVHALDYRFFFPHQNVFDGREALGHDLSATDFSDSREEELIRLLCKKDVSAIDSWFQDFSRWLTENFRTKSFAFIQIYSLLGRILKFFYELNLDTHDLEAKILYVYNHLEEFHTTEELCGWLNELCRLLCRKLDSSLNDYHQKLCESVTSYIDENYASNTLCLNDIASEANVSPAYLSALFKKKQGVSISDYITTQRINAACRYLTATNMTLKEISMKCGYANQYYFSTSFKKKMNVTPSAYRDTQTSKS; from the coding sequence ATGAGGAAAATAATGATTGTAGATGACAATTATCTGTCAGCAGAAGGAATTGAAAAGAACATAGACTGGGAAGTTCTGAACGCAGAAATCGTACATATCTGCTACAACGGAACCTCTGCGATAGACGCTATGAAAAAAGAACCTGTAGATTTGATCATCTCAGATATTGAAATGCCGGATCTGGACGGAATTTCAATGAGCAGGCAAGCACTGGATATTAATCCAATGGTAAAAATCATACTGATCAGTGCCTATGATAAATTTGAATATGCAAGACGCGCTCTGCTTCTTGGTGCATTGGATTATATTGAAAAACCTCTGGATTACGCATATCTGATCCAGAAAGTAAAAAATGCTTTTGCCCTGATGGAACGTGAGCAGAAAAATCTGCAGTTGCTTAAACAGAGCAGGCCTTTGCTTATCGAAAAATTTTTCCGTGATATCACTCACCGTTCCAGGCAGGAGGCTTCCTATCGTCTCAAACCTTATCTGAACTACCTGAACCTTAAACTGGATTATGATTTTTATAACGTAGTGATTCTTGAACTGGAAAATGCACAGTCTCTCAGGGATTCCTATGGCATTGAGAAATTTCAGATGGAACTGCTGAATCTTCGTGATCTGATCACAGAACAAACCTCAGAATTAAATTATATTTATCCCCTGCAGGATATTGATGGTTATCTGTGTGTGATCGGACAAAGCGGCTGCCAGTCCGGAAATTTTCGCCAGCTTACCTATAAAATCATTTCTGCACTTGTAGATAACTGCAATTCACAGGGACTGGTTCTGAATGCCGGAATCGGTGCCATTGTACAGGATCTGTGGGATCTGAACCGTTCTTATGAAAGTGCAGTTCATGCACTGGATTATCGTTTCTTTTTCCCACACCAGAACGTATTTGACGGACGTGAGGCTCTTGGACATGACTTATCTGCCACTGATTTCTCCGATTCCAGAGAGGAGGAATTAATCCGCCTTCTGTGTAAAAAGGATGTTTCTGCAATTGACTCCTGGTTTCAGGATTTCTCCAGATGGCTTACTGAGAACTTCCGCACCAAAAGTTTCGCATTTATCCAGATCTACTCTCTGCTTGGAAGGATTCTGAAGTTTTTCTATGAACTAAACCTGGATACCCATGATCTGGAAGCAAAGATCCTGTATGTATACAATCATCTGGAAGAATTTCATACCACAGAAGAACTATGCGGCTGGCTCAACGAACTCTGCCGCCTTCTCTGCCGGAAACTGGATTCTTCTCTGAATGATTATCACCAGAAATTATGCGAATCTGTAACTTCATATATTGACGAAAACTATGCCAGCAATACTCTGTGCCTGAACGATATCGCCAGCGAAGCCAATGTCAGCCCGGCTTATCTGAGTGCCCTCTTTAAAAAGAAACAGGGCGTGAGTATCAGTGACTATATCACTACTCAGCGAATCAACGCCGCCTGCCGTTATCTTACAGCCACAAACATGACTCTGAAGGAAATCAGTATGAAATGCGGTTACGCCAATCAATATTATTTCAGCACAAGCTTCAAGAAAAAAATGAATGTCACTCCATCTGCATACAGAGATACTCAGACGTCAAAATCTTAG